In a genomic window of Nomascus leucogenys isolate Asia chromosome 4, Asia_NLE_v1, whole genome shotgun sequence:
- the LOC100602793 gene encoding uncharacterized protein LOC100602793 has translation MGMTPSGFAQRNPVWERDVFSSRAKLPPLAAPSVSRCRQAAPARVLGNLPTAPRKLGYTTASAPPTFPEGPHTHTPRTVPSRTQLRSLEMRTSPLVSHPSGGGKGGTKSTVRLSLHAVTLPAPERADPEPLSERWSSTP, from the coding sequence atggggatgacacCATCTGGCTTTGCTCAGAGGAATCCGGTTTGGGAAAGGGATGTGTTTTCTTCCCGGGCCAAGTTACCACCACTTGCGGCGCCCAGTGTTTCCCGTTGTCGACAAGCGGCGCCAGCGAGGGTCCTAGGGAACTTGCCCACCGCACCCCGCAAGCTCGGGTACACCACGGCATCCGCCCCTCCCACCTTTCCTGAGGgcccacacactcacacccccAGGACAGTACCTTCCAGAACTCAGCTGCGCAGCCTGGAGATGAGGACCTCACCTCTAGTCAGTCACCCGTCCGGTGGAGGGAAGGGAGGCACCAAGTCTACCGTGCGCCTTTCCCTGCACGCGGTTACTCTCCCGGCTCCGGAGCGGGCCGACCCGGAGCCCCTCAGTGAGCGGTGGTCGTCTACACCCTGA
- the CCK gene encoding cholecystokinin: MNSGVCLCVLMAVLAAGALTQPVPPADPASSGLQRAEEAPRRQLRVAQRTDGESRAHLGALLARYIQQARKAPSGRMSIVKNLQNLDPSHRISDRDYMGWMDFGRRSAEEYEYPS, encoded by the exons ATGAACAGCGGCGTGTGCCTGTGCGTGCTGATGGCGGTACTGGCGGCTGGCGCCCTGACGCAGCCGGTGCCTCCCGCAGATCCCGCGAGCTCCGGGCTGCAGCGGGCAGAGGAGGCGCCCCGTAGGCAGCTGAGGGTAGCGCAGAGAACGGACGGCGAGTCCCGAGCGCACCTGGGCGCGCTGCTGGCGAGATACATCCAGCAGGCCCGGAAAG CTCCTTCTGGACGAATGTCCATCGTTAAGAACCTGCAGAACCTGGACCCCAGCCACAGGATAAGTGACCGGGACTACATGGGCTGGATGGATTTTGGCCGTCGCAGTGCCGAGGAGTATGAGTACCCCTCCTAG